In Oryza brachyantha chromosome 1, ObraRS2, whole genome shotgun sequence, the following are encoded in one genomic region:
- the LOC102716831 gene encoding DEAD-box ATP-dependent RNA helicase 39: MAMAGAAGRCLLLSRPSPLLRLRLLRAALSTTAVVTDPAPAPAPAPSRHELLLERLRLRHLKGPSTAPARPSAREKAGRGGAQDVQQKRRVEVVDSFEELGLGEEVMAALGEMGISKPTEIQCVGVPSVLAGTSVVLGSHTGSGKTLAYLLPLVQLLRRDEAVLGMSMKPRRPRAVVLCPTRELTEQVFRVAKSISHHARFRSTMVSGGSRIRPQEDSLNMPVDMVVGTPGRILDHIKDGNMVYGDIKYLVLDEADTMFDQGFGPDIRKFLAPLKNRAAKPGDQGFQTVLVTATMTKAVQKLIDEEFEGIVHLRTSTFQKRVATARHDFIKLSGSENKLEALLQVLEPSLAKGNKIMVFCNTLNSSRAVDHFLTENQISTVNYHGEVPAEERVENLNKFRNEEGDCPTLVCTDLAARGLDLDVDHVIMFDFPSNSIDYLHRTGRTARMGAKGKVTSLVAKKDVALATRIEEAIKKNESLEALTTNNVRRAATSPHHASTKGRPSGLKVVNQKGRRGVALSTKSSRVVKDTTSSRRSSRVVKDTTSRRRSPAKNQPKSKSTSSGKAKPVRSAKPSKSGSPKVAKSRPRPEGRKGDALNKLGTKLSVVGFRGRSSGKSAQAS; this comes from the exons atggcgatggccggcgccgccgggcggTGCCTCCTGCTGTCCCGCCCGTCcccgctcctccgcctccgcctcctccgcgccgcgctctccaccaccgccgtcgtcactgaccccgcgcccgcgccagcGCCTGCCCCGTCCCGCCACGAGCTGCTCCTCGAGCGCCTCCGGCTGCGCCACCTCAAGGGCCCGTCCACGGCCCCCGCCAGGCCGTCGGCGCGGGAGAAGGCGGGGAGGGGCGGCGCGCAGGACGTGCAGCAGAAGAGGAGGGTCGAGGTGGTGGACAGCTTCGAGGAGCTCGGGCTCGGGGAGGAGGTGATGGCCGCGCTCGGGGAGATGGGGATCTCTAAGCCCACCGAGATCCAGTGCGTCGGCGTGCCCTCCGTCCTGGCTGGCACCAGTGTCGTGCTTGGCTCGCACACCGGTTCCGGGAAGACGCTCGCCTACCTGCTCCCGCTTGTACAG CTACTGCGTCGTGATGAAGCAGTGTTGGGTATGTCAATGAAGCCAAGGAGGCCAAGAGCAGTAGTTCTGTGCCCCACAAGGGAGCTGACTGAGCAG GTCTTTCGTGTTGCAAAGTCCATAAGCCATCATGCACGTTTTCGGTCAACAATGGTTAGTGGAGGCAGCCGTATAAGACCCCAGGAAGATTCTCTTAACATGCCTGTAGACATGGTTGTTGGGACTCCTGGAAGGATTCTTGATCATATCAAGGATGGGAACATGGTTTATGGCGATATCAAGTATCTG GTCCTTGATGAGGCAGATACGATGTTTGATCAAGGTTTTGGACCAGACATTCGGAAGTTTCTTGCTCCTTTGAAGAACCGTGCTGCAAAACCTGGCGATCAGGGGTTCCAAACTGTATTAGTTACTGCTACTATGACCAAG GCAGTACAAAAGCTGATAGATGAGGAATTTGAAGGTATCGTTCATTTGCGGACGTCAACCTTTCAAAAAAGAGTTGCAACTGCACGACATGACTTCATCAAACTGTCTGgttcagaaaataaactagaggCGCTCCTGCAG GTTCTTGAGCCAAGCTTAGCAAAGGGAAACAAAATCATGGTGTTCTGTAATACTTTGAATTCAAGTCGTGCGGTGGACCATTTTCTGACTGAAAATCAGATATCTACTGTAAACTACCATGGAGAAGTTCCTGCTGAAGAAAG GGTTGAGAACCTTAACAAGTTCCGGAATGAAGAGGGGGATTGTCCAACATTGGTCTGCACTGACCTAGCTGCTCGAGGCCTAGACTTGGATGTTGACCATGTCATCATGTTTGACTTCCCATCAAACTCT ATTGATTACCTCCACAGAACAGGAAGAACTGCACGTATGGGAGCAAAAG GGAAAGTTACTAGCCTTGTTGCAAAGAAAGATGTGGCTTTAGCAACACGGATTGAAGAGGCTATCAAGAAAAACGAGAGCTTGGAAGCACTGACGACCAACAATGTCCGAAGGGCGGCCACCAGCCCGCATCATGCTAGTACCAAAGGACGACCAAGTGGTCTGAAGGTAGTAAACCAGAAGGGTAGAAGGGGAGTCGCGCTATCGACCAAGTCATCAAGGGTTGTCAAGGACACAACCTCATCCAGAAGGTCATCAAGGGTTGTCAAGGACACAACATCCAGAAGGCGGTCACCGGCTAAGAACCAACCGAAGTCGAAATCGACATCGTCTGGGAAGGCGAAGCCAGTGCGATCTGCTAAGCCAAGCAAGAGCGGTAGCCCCAAGGTTGCGAAGAGCAGGCCAAGACCAGAGGGACGGAAAGGGGATGCTCTGAACAAGCTGGGAACTAAGCTCAGTGTGGTCGGATTCAGAGGCCGCAGCTCAGGGAAATCGGCGCAAGCATCGTAG